TCCAATGGGTGAGAGGGTATGTGTACTTCCCGTCGTATCCTGGAACATCGATAAACACTTGGTCCCAAATTTCGAAGATAAAGAATATTTTGGCACCCACTAAGGTACCTAAAATCCCAAGAAAAATCAACCAATCCGAGTGGCTCGGATCCAACTTCTTTCGTTCCAGCTCCTTCGGGAGAAGGTAGGAACCAACAAGAAAGGCCAACATCATGAGAAGGCTAAAAGTGGATAAACCCTCCCAGCCAAAGGGATTCGGAATCGGAATTCGATCTAACATAGGGGAAAGGGTAAAATTTACCCCCAAGGGGGAAAGGAGAATTTAACACCTGAGAAACCAAGAAAATTTGCAGATTAATGGATTGACTCTAAGTAGTTCAATATTAAACTATCCAATATTGACTTAAGGAGAACCAAATGTTCGATACTCTATTTTCTACATCAGGGGATATTATCCCTCTTATCTTACGCATCACAGCCTTTGTTGTGATTTTCCCACACGGTGCCCAAAAACTACTCGGTTGGTTTGGTGGATACGGATTCAAAGGGACTTACGGATTTTTTACGGGAACTATGAAGTTTCCAGGAATCCTTGCGGTTCTTATCATTCTCGGCGAATCTTTTGGATCGGCCCTCATTCTTGTAGGTTTCTTAACTAAGTTTGCTGCGGCTTCTATTGCCATCATTATGATTGGAGCTGCCCTCTTAGCTCACAGACAAAATGGTTTTTTTATCAATTGGAATGGAAACCAAAAAGGGGAAGGTTATGAATTTCATATCCTTGCGACAGGCCTACTCATCGCCCTAGTGGTTGGTGGAGCTGGTGTGTATTCGGTTGATTTTAATTTGATCGGAAAATTCTAAACAAAAGAATCTACATTCGAACTGGTTCGACCTTTGTCTCTGTTTTTCATAAACAAACAAGGGTTCGAACCAATCATTTCTATTTCATTTAATCTAAGTTAATGTATTCTTCTGGATCGAGTGGTGCATCCAGACCAATTCTCACTTCATAGTGAACGTGAGCTCCCGTTGCCTTTCCCGTTTGTCCCACAAGGGCAATTTTATCTCCCCGTTTGACGCGGTCACCCGGATTCACTAAAATCAAGGAACAGTGGCCATAGAGAGTAAAAAATCCATTTTCATGATTGATCCGAACTGATTTTCCAAGACCTCCGACAGCGGTATCGACAGCAATGATTCCGGGACCTGTGGCATAAATCGGTGTTCCTTCTCCCGCAGCGAAGTCAATTCCTGAATGATACTCACCCACCGGTAAAATTCCAAACGGATCACTACGATACCCGAATGTGGATGTCACAACACCCACTCCTGGTTTTAGGGGACGACCCCTAGGCATAGAATAAAAAATACTTTCTCTCATGGAAAGATAATCGATAGCATTTTGAAAATTGGGAACGAGATTCCCTAACCTTACACCAAACTGTGTGTAGGTGGTAACTACTTGTTGGAATAATAATAAATTGGAATCGAGTTCGCTTGCATCTTTGCGGAATTCTTCTTTTAATAAATAATCTTGGGTGATCATTTCCTTTTCTGGAATTTCTTCCCAAGCAAGGAGATTCAAAGACTCTGCTGTGGACTCTAGTTCTTCTACGGAATCTCTTAGGTCTTGGGATAGAAGATCATAGAATAAAAAGGAGACCAGTTGGGTTTCCGTTTTTTTCTCCAAAGAGAGATCTCGGTCAAATAGAAAGGAAAAATAAAAAAGAAGGCCGAAGGAAAGTAGAACAAGAGAGAGGGAAAGGCCGAATAAAAACCCAAGCATCCCGACAGAGATCTCAATTTGTGCTAAAGCTTTTTCATCATTCGGGATGAGGACAAAGCTCACTTTCTCCCGACTGCGGGAAATCCACTTTTGGAGGCGCTTTCGCCAACGTAAGTGTGCAATTTGGAGCCTTTCGTAGGCGGTTGTGACGTAAGTTTCTGCCAATGTTCGTTATTCCGCCAATTTTTTCCTTGCCCATGCCATTTTTCAGGGGAAAGTGGATGAATCCAATATGTTTAAATTTCTCACTTCTCTTTTCAGAAAGAAAGCCGACTCTGTCGATTCCTTTTTGATGTACCCCGAGGGAAAGAGATACTATCGAGAATCCCATTCTATCCGCAGGGCCAATATCGATGAAGATGCCATCAAAATCATCAATCGATTGAACA
The sequence above is drawn from the Leptospira sp. WS4.C2 genome and encodes:
- a CDS encoding M23 family metallopeptidase, giving the protein MAETYVTTAYERLQIAHLRWRKRLQKWISRSREKVSFVLIPNDEKALAQIEISVGMLGFLFGLSLSLVLLSFGLLFYFSFLFDRDLSLEKKTETQLVSFLFYDLLSQDLRDSVEELESTAESLNLLAWEEIPEKEMITQDYLLKEEFRKDASELDSNLLLFQQVVTTYTQFGVRLGNLVPNFQNAIDYLSMRESIFYSMPRGRPLKPGVGVVTSTFGYRSDPFGILPVGEYHSGIDFAAGEGTPIYATGPGIIAVDTAVGGLGKSVRINHENGFFTLYGHCSLILVNPGDRVKRGDKIALVGQTGKATGAHVHYEVRIGLDAPLDPEEYINLD
- a CDS encoding DoxX family protein, encoding MFDTLFSTSGDIIPLILRITAFVVIFPHGAQKLLGWFGGYGFKGTYGFFTGTMKFPGILAVLIILGESFGSALILVGFLTKFAAASIAIIMIGAALLAHRQNGFFINWNGNQKGEGYEFHILATGLLIALVVGGAGVYSVDFNLIGKF